The Gossypium hirsutum isolate 1008001.06 chromosome D07, Gossypium_hirsutum_v2.1, whole genome shotgun sequence genome includes the window GACAATAGCGACTTTGGTTGGGACGAGTATAGACAGCTAATTGTTGCTGAAGATGCTGTATGGAACTCATATATAAGTATAAGAATTATTTCCTGTCTTTATTATCTTGTTTTGACCAAACTTATATCTAATATGGattcttaattttttatagtcaTAAAGAAGCTGGACAATTTAGACATTGTAGTTTCCCTTATTATGACCAACTTACAGCCATCTACGCAAAAGATCGAGCCACTAGGAATGCTCAAACAACCGctgatattattgaagaaatagaTGCCGATGATGTAGCTACTGCAAATACTCATGAAGAAAGAAACTATTACAATGGATGTGAAGCTGATATTTCTTTGGATGAGATGAATCTCTAAGCTACACAACCGCAACCATCTAGAAACTACGATGATTCcacattttcaaagaagaaaaaaatgattttctgATGCAAGTGAATAAATTTCTTCTACTTCATTTACTGATGCTGCCACATTATTGGGGGAAAACATATGAACTATTAGCTTTGAAATAAGTAGGAGCATTGCCTCCGAAGTGCTAATTCAACAAAAGTCAGAAATGATCATTCAAGAAAGTGCTCTAAAATTATATCTGATCTTATGTAAAGTAGAAGGATTAATTGAGGATGAATGCTATCGTGTGTTGAGCAAAATTCCAAACCATCCAACCAAATGCTCATTTTTTTTAATCTACCTTCTTCTGATGTTTTGGTGATTTTTTGTATATGTAATATTTAGATGATATACTGACATGATAGAATGCCACATATTGCTGTAACTTTTTTATgttgtaaaatttaacatatagatTGTGTCATATAAACTAATGAcatcatgtaactttttgttaatgtaTGAACATTATATTTGGATGTAAAATATATTTCTCAAGCTACTTATTACTTCTAATCTTTTGCTTTTTAGCTTAGAAGataatcaaattatttgtttcactaatgatattttaacaACTTAAATATGTAttgtagtttaaaaataataaattagggtatatattatttttagaatattatatattatgatattatgattttttattaattcatattttaataataattatattaaaaatgttattaaattatatattattttattaaattgtatttaacaataattatgttaaaatatgattaaattatttattattatttttattaaaatatatttaataataatcatattaaaatttaataacaatgacaataacaataatcatctacctaaaaaaatttatactaagggtactttggtcatttaagcattttttcttatattattacaacatctattccattcaatcaaacacaagaatactgttatagttctattccattccattaaaccaattaattgaattactaattacaaatttttttattacaacCCTATTCCATTCACTCTAACCAAACGTGATGTAAGGAAATAAACTTCAAATTGATATAAATTGGACTTTGAATAGTGGACATGGGCCTTGAGCCCATTTGtgaatatttttaaatgatttaacaCCCATCAACCATTCATTTTTTTCTTCCATCACCGGTCGGCCGTTGAAGTGTGGAGAACTTTCTCCAGTTCTCTCCATTTTCTTTCAATCTCTACACactttattcaaaattttcaccATGTTTCATTCTTTCCTGGTAAAATCTACTTACCAAAACCTTTGTTGACCTATTCCATCTATCACCTTCATCATCAATGAAGTGGGGGGGTTTACACTCTAGTGTTTGGTATTGTAGGAGGAGTGAGAAAGGAGATGAATAAGGTAAGAATGTATGGGTTCTCATCACGTATATGAGGTAAAGTAATGGTAAATTTCTCATAAAAGATAAGAATGAATAAGCAAAATGAATAAGTTGGTTCctctcaataaaatttttaaaaaatttaaattaacttttgaaaatctaaaatattattaaaatttaaaatatttataaaaattctaaaaattatataagaaaatttaatttttaatttttttaaaataataattttgacatttaaataaataaattaataattcaagtttatcatattaaaatatcttattttattattatgtgttttaatatagaattagttatattgtaacaattTAACTCGATTCAACTggactaaaattttatttgattcgactcaatttttaaattaaattaacttaaattaaaataaaaaaatgactaactcaaatttttttaagttgGATTGGATGGAGAGTTGAACCTTTTAACCCTGAATGTCTCGAGCTCAACAATCCTACAGTGACTTCCTCTTTATCATCTTCCTATCATTTTCTTTGTCATTTAGTGGAGTTTGCTTTTTTCCACATACCGCAATTTCTTGGTTTTAGAAAAGgaaaagcaaagcaaagcaattaaaaataggaaaattatttCATTCATAGTTAGTAGGTTAAGATTTTAACaaatatattatgaaatatagtgaaaatagatataaataaatgtCACATTTGTTAGGCCCttgatttatttatgaaaatttaaaaattttgcttaaaaattttgaaggaatTAACTTTGGGTATTAATTTTCTTTCAAGCAATTATAGGATTTGACATCATTTCCCTGACCAATAATTAACATCTGCTCAAACTTGGGGGTATTGCTACCTAAACCTTGTTATTATGTTTATTAACTCTTGCTTCTGTGGAATAATTCGGATTTTACTATTTCTACTGGGATTCTCCTTATTGATGCGAAGACGATGGGTATCCCTACTCCAATTCTGACTTCATTTGTGGTTCAACTCAAATATTTTTTCCCTTCATGTAATTCATAATATATCTTTACAAAATGATGAGCGTGTAATTTTAAAAGTCACAATAGTAAAATtcctcattttctttatttatttacctttGGGTAAAATTATAGTAgccattttaattttcataaacgGTTGTAAAATGGCATACAGGAAGAGATTAAGAAGAACAAGAAAGGGAATAGTTTAGAAGAGATACATAAACTAAACGCTCAGAACATGTTATTCTCATAATTTCCTTACATCATGAAGAACCAAAAATTTGTGTGATGGAAGAGGTTTTAGGACAAACCATGTTCCAGGGCAACATCATCCAGGTTAACCGAAGTCGAGTTAGGGTGACCCAGTCGCATACCAAAAAGCATCTGACGAAGTTCAGAGGCTTCCTCTTTGAGCTGAGTATTCTCTTGAAGGACCCTGTCATGGCTTTCCGAGACATGATTCAGCTTATCTATCAGCTGGTGGTTCTCATTCCTGAGCCAAACTACCTGTGCCCAAAGCTCATCGAGGTGCCTTTGTTTACGCATACGTGACCTACGTGCGGACTCTCGATTCGATATCATCCTCCTTTGCTTCCTCTCGATGATGAGGCTTAATTGTTGCTCATCGGCTTCGTCCGAAGTCGAATTGCTGCTGATACATGACGAGTGGGGACTGATGTCGTGAATTTGAGGAGGGATATAGAAATTATACAAGGGGTTCAAGAACTGGTTCGAGTCGAGTGCAGGCTTGTTGCTCTGATTCATGCTGAAATGGGGTGAATATGGGGATGGATTGGAAGGAACTAGGTATTGGATGCCTGAAACCTCACTAGGCTGCATGGTGATAAGGGACTTTAAATCTTGGAAGATGACAATAAGGCGAAGTATTTTAAGCTCTTGTTGGAAGGGGAAATGAAGGTTGAGGAGAGGAGGTTCTTATAGACTAACAAAAGCTTGTGCTGCTCTCAATCTTGGCAAATGCATATCATGCAAATcatgtattttttattatattttaataacacaacttttttatttttctttcacattaTATATGATACATGTTTTGTATATTGATGAGTGCATATATAGGAGAGTCCAACTATATATAAAATTGTGGAATTATAGATAAGGTACATATAGGGGATGTTCATTGACATGCATGATTGCACGCGCACATACATGAAACAggggatgcaatttgggttgtggaCAATCATTTTCTGATCGAATTATGCTTACATCAGAGAGAGAGGTTGTGTTGTGGGgagtataattattttattggggGAAAAGCTTTTAGCTAAAGCAaccaaaatgataaaagaaatgcataaaaaaatatGGGCATTCGAGAAAGTTAATATCTTTTAAAGTGGGAGATGTTTGAACCATTTGAGCCTTCTGACGTAAGACATGGAAGGCAGGTTCCGCAACAAAGCCCTTTCTTTTACGACTCTTCgcttatttattttcataatgtttggatataaatgtaaaaaaattaattgcatCAATACATCCTTAAATTATGAACTCcattttaaattggtccttaaattaataaattacgtGGCAAGAGTTGtttataaataacaaaataaggaaagattttaattacaaatatggTGAGACTAGTTATAGAAGGTTGATTCCATTTCAGGTGGCAACAGCCATGGGCTGTCTACTGACAACCATAACCTGGTGGTTCTACCTTTTTTAGAGGTTTTAGATGAGATATGGAAAACAATGCAGAAAATAGGTGGGCAGGTTCAATGTGTGGTCCAAACATGATTTATTATTTAAAGAGGCCAATGGTTTATTAATTGCAAACTTTTCTCTCtttgttatattatatttatatatggatTTGGTATTTGGTATTTGACATATATAATATGCCGAATTTAACGAAAAATCCAAGACCAAGTTGAGTGCTGCGGAGactgtttttaatttattttgtcttaacaaaaagatgttaaacaaATCAATTCTTCTTTCTAGTTTCTTCACCAAACATGATATTATTAGTGGAAAATTAAGAATGGTATCCTAAACTGAAGGATTGTTCTTTGCCATCGCATATCGGGTCATTTGCACCATTTATGAAACAAGTGTTTGACCAAAAGATACATGGTGTAAAGAACTAGGTAAGAAATAGTAATATCTAACTAAAGAAAACTGAGTTGATAATGAAATACCTTTCTTATATTTCCAAATCTTAATTTCTGTACACAGGAGGTAATGTATATATAGAGTTTTGAATAACTGCTCTATAACAAACTAAGCAACTGCACTTTCACCAGATTCAAAATTGACTAATAGCTTCCTAAACTACTCTCTAATATTCATCCATCTTCTCGACAGGCAAAACTCGTAGAAAACTCCGAAAACGAGTAAAATTCGATACTGACAGTGGCTTGACGAGAACATTAGCAACTTGATCACATGCGGGATCCTCTCCAACTATAACAGAACCATCAGCAACCTTTTCACGAACGAAAAATAAATCTAATTCAACGTGCTTGAACTTCGAATGTAGAACAGGATTAGCGGCAACCGCAACCGCACCAGAACTATCACACCAAATATTGGGTATATCGGTAGATTGAACATGTAATTCTTGAAGTAACGATAACAACCACGTAACCTCACTTGTGACTGCAGCATGACTTTTATATTCTACCTCAGCAGTAGACCGAGCAACTACTTGCTATTTCTTCGTACACCAAGACATGGGAGTATGCCCAAAATAAACACAATACCCAGAAGTTGATCTCTGATCATCAAAATCTAACCCTCAGTTGGCATCGACATACCCAACTAAAGACAAACTAGTGGATGGGCGAAAAACAACCCCAAAACCAAGCGTGCCACCTAAATATCGCAAGAATGCGCTTCAGGGCAGTCATATGAACAGTAGTGGGACTATGCATGAACTGACATATTTGATTTACAACATATGCAACATCAGGCCTCGTAAGAGTAACATACTATAATGCACCAGCAAGACTCCTATATTCAGTCGGGTCCTCTAAACGTTCACCATCATCTTTAGACATGATAGATGAACTAACCATCGGTGTATGAACACTCTTCGCATTTTCCATCGAACACCGAACAAGAATATCTCGTATATACTTCTTTTGACATAGGTGAAGACACCCCGATGGGGAACGAGTAGCTTCTATCCCAAGAAAATAATGAAGATCGCCCATGTCCTTAAGCGAGAACTTGTTATTCAACAACTGAACAAACCACTCTATAACAATAGTCACACCACCAGTAACGATAATATCATCAACGTACACAAGAACATACAGTGTTGAATCTGGCTTGATCCTAACAAATAAGGATGCATCAGACTTCGATACTACAAACCCCACAGACACTAGAAATCTTTTCAACTTCTCAAACCACGCACGAGGAGCCTGATGAAGACCATATAACGCTTTCTTCAGACGACACATAAGAGGTTTTCCATTTGAATATACTGAACATAACCTAGAGGTTGTTGCATGAAAACTTCAGTATCAAGATCTCTATTTAGAAAAAACATTATTTACATCCACTTGTCGAAGCGACCGTCCCTTAGAAACAACAATAGATAAAATGACTCTGATAGTAGTCGATTTTACCACTGGACTAAAGGTTTCCTTAAAATCACACCCCGGACCCTGAGAGCAGCCTTTTGCTACTAACCGAGCCTTCCGTCGAGCAATTGTACCATTAGAATTCCTTTTGATTTTGAACAACCACTTGCACCCAATGATCTTACGATTAGGTGGAGCTAAAACTAGCTTTTACTTAGAATTACGAATAAGAGCATCATACTCGTCTTGTGCAGCAGCTCGCCACTTAGTAGTAGCTAGAGCTTCCTCAATTGTAAAAGGTTCTATAGCTTCAACAGTTAAAACCTTAGGCTTGAAAACTCCCGCCTTAGCCCGAGTGATCATTGAGGTGAGTGTTAATCACAGGTAACATACTAATCTGACTACCAGATGAGGACGAGAAACCTTTAGACATTCTTGTGACAGATTGATCATCACCACTTTGTACATCCGGTGAAAGAGGCTCATGTACAATTGGAAGATCAACCGAAGAAGTATTGGACTGAGATTGCACCAAATCAACATCTCATGGAGAAGTATTGGACTGAGATTGCACCAAATCAATATCTGGTGGAGAACCTAGTAGAGATGGTGATGACGTGAAAGGCTCAAGAGACAGAGAAGAAGTAGGCCACACAAGAGGGACAACCGTCGTACTAGTCTGACTAGACTGCGATACATGTTTTTCAGAGCTAGTCTTAGAAAATAATAACCTCTGCTCATCAAATACCACATTTCGTGAaacaacaaccttaccatctGGTAAAAGACAGTGATACCCCTTGTGACGAGAGCTGTAACCCAAAAACGTAGAAGGTTGAGATTGAAACTCTAATTTATGACCTACATACGGACGTAAGTAAGGGTAAAAGTAGCAACCAAAAAATTGAAGATGGTCATAAGTAGGATCATTTCCTTAAAGAGCCTTAAACGGAGAACGCCCCTAAAGAACGATAGTGGGAAGTCGATTTATAAGATGAACTGCATAACAAAACGCATATCCCTAGTATTCCATAGGTAAATTTACTTGAGCCAACAGTGTAATGCCCACTTCAACAATGTGTCGATGTTTACGTTCAACCACTCCATTTTGTTCGGAAGTATACGGATAGGCCAGTCGACGTACAATTCCCTGAGACGCTAAAATAGACGTGAAACCACGATATTCTCCACCCCAATCACTTTGAAACTGCTTAATAGTCTTGCCAAACTGTGTCTTGATCAACTGTTGAAACTGAGTAAAACATTCTATTGCTTGAGGTTTTTGCCGTAAAAGATAAATCCATGTAAACCTAGTACACATATAAATAAACGAAACGTAATAACACTTATCATCACACGCAACAGATTTGGGCCCCCAAAGATTAGAAACAATCAACTCAAAAGGAAGATAGTTATTGGTCAAAATGGAGAAAGGCAACTTCTGTGACCTTCCTTTTTGACACGCAGTACATACACCATCAAAACAATATTTATTTGAAACAATATCACATTTATCAATGACAACCTTAACCATAGAAGCAGAAGGGTGGCCTAGACGATTATGCCATAAAGCAAACACAGGACAATCCAGAACTTTATTTGGAACTTGCGAATGAGCTGCAAGGGAACAACATTAGACGGAGTAGATACCACTGGCACAGAAAATTGATATAATCCATCATGAATGCGGCCCCTTCGGTAACGTTTCCCGGGTCACGACATCCTTAAGAACACAATGTGTAGGATGAAACTCAAAAAACACTTTATTATCAAGAGCAAATTGTGAAACTGATAAAAGATTTTCCGTATACTTGACACACACAAAACATTAGACAAACGTAACAACTTAGATTGAGTAGGTAAAATAGCATTACCAAATGAGGAAATCACTGCAAGAGTACCATCGCCCATTAAAAAAGATGACATACCTGAATATGGTATGACATTAAGTAGTGCGGACACATCGCGACAGACATGATGACTCGCACCAGAATCAGGATACCAGGATGTGGTGCCAGCATGCACAGGAATGTACGAACCATCATCACCACCATTAGACCCAAGTTGAGCATTATTAACATGAGAACCAAAAGATTCAGAATAATCAAAAGCGTGTAAATCACCTACCCGAGAAAGCCCAATATATGGATCTGACCCAGAGTATACCCGAGCGCACGATTTAGTAGATTGCAGAACTGGACTGCCACGAATTAGACCGCCACTAATCGATCCATTTGAGCTGGGATCAACCTGAACGAAGTTAGAGTATGGCACAACATTTGGCCCATGTGAAACATTTTTTCCATTCCCAGCAATAAATTCATTCGGcccatttttatcaaaataaggtcgCAACAATGACCCATTATTACATAGCCCATCATCAAGAACAAAGTCAAGCATATTGGGCTTAGGCGCATTTAGAAAAGAACGACCATAATATCCATGTTGGGCATAAGACATATGCGGCCCACGTGCCAATGACCCATTATTCAATCCAGCAAATGGACTTTGACCATCAGCTGCATAGTAACCTTGACCTGCATAGTAACCTTGACCATAAGAGATTCTTGGACTTTTCTGTTAATGAGTCACGAACTGCCCTTCACCAAGCTGCACAAACAGCCCAGAACTAGAACCATCAAAATTAGACGAGTACCTTTAGTATGAGATCGAAGGCACCGCCGACGAGTCATTCTAGTCCCGATGATAACGGTGGTATTACTTCTGAGCCACATGAACGAATTGACTACAGATCTAGCATTGAATGCAAGATCTAAAACATCAGCCGTGACCACGAGCAGACGCACGACCACTGCAAACAGCCCCTTCCACAGACGGCGCATTCTTAACAAGGTTCGCATGCAAAATCGCTTCTTGAAACACTCGTGCTTGACGAGtttcacattcaactaatgcaTCAACCAGTCGCTGAAAAGACAGAATGCTAGTCGAAAATCGTGCAGAAGAGATAACTACCTCAAATCCGGTGGCAAACCCGCAAGCATCACTTCAATCTTTTCCTCTTCTGAGATACGAGAACCAGAAGTATCTAGAATAGCACA containing:
- the LOC107954840 gene encoding uncharacterized protein, with translation MVFFEDIILLYNFCNFYIYNIFLWHTFMNEVIWLLYHILELQLDSISHKEAGQFRHCSFPYYDQLTAIYAKDRATRNAQTTADIIEEIDADDVATANTHEERNYYNGCEADISLDEMNL
- the LOC107954841 gene encoding basic leucine zipper 43: MQPSEVSGIQYLVPSNPSPYSPHFSMNQSNKPALDSNQFLNPLYNFYIPPQIHDISPHSSCISSNSTSDEADEQQLSLIIERKQRRMISNRESARRSRMRKQRHLDELWAQVVWLRNENHQLIDKLNHVSESHDRVLQENTQLKEEASELRQMLFGMRLGHPNSTSVNLDDVALEHGLS